The Deinococcus betulae genome includes a window with the following:
- a CDS encoding L-threonylcarbamoyladenylate synthase, with protein MTEPLPLPHALLRQAARAIAAGGVVAYPSETVWGLAAHPQQEAGIRRLYALKGRDAAKPVQVSCASAADGAALVQPSAEWHALNSCWPGPLTLVAPASADCPPLLAPEGRVGIRVPDHPVALAFLRLCGGALATTSCNLSGEPAALTEAQAQATGLGDLTLPDGGVPCLGLPSTVFLLPERRVLREGALPEATLWARLAEAASR; from the coding sequence ATGACCGAGCCCTTGCCTCTTCCCCACGCCCTGCTCCGGCAGGCGGCGCGCGCCATCGCAGCGGGCGGTGTGGTGGCCTATCCCAGCGAAACGGTGTGGGGGCTGGCGGCTCATCCTCAGCAGGAGGCCGGTATCCGGCGGCTGTATGCCTTAAAGGGACGAGACGCGGCCAAACCCGTCCAGGTGTCGTGCGCCAGCGCAGCAGATGGAGCGGCCCTGGTGCAGCCCAGCGCTGAGTGGCACGCCCTAAATTCCTGCTGGCCAGGGCCGCTGACGCTGGTAGCGCCGGCCTCGGCAGACTGCCCACCTCTGCTGGCCCCGGAAGGCCGGGTGGGGATTCGGGTGCCTGACCATCCGGTCGCACTGGCTTTCCTGCGGCTGTGTGGAGGCGCGCTGGCGACCACCAGTTGCAACCTCAGCGGAGAACCGGCGGCCCTGACCGAAGCGCAGGCCCAGGCGACCGGCCTGGGCGACCTCACACTGCCCGACGGCGGCGTGCCTTGCCTGGGCCTGCCGAGCACCGTGTTCCTGCTGCCCGAACGGCGTGTGCTGCGTGAAGGGGCGTTGCCGGAAGCGACCCTCTGGGCGCGTCTAGCCGAAGCAGCATCAAGATGA